A single Dermacentor albipictus isolate Rhodes 1998 colony chromosome 3, USDA_Dalb.pri_finalv2, whole genome shotgun sequence DNA region contains:
- the LOC139057840 gene encoding cytochrome P450 3A14-like isoform X1, with the protein MSTTAVLLLLIVLLLGVLFIWRWRHFSYFKRLGIPGPKPNLIWGNLMEYHSTHLYKAVGGWIEKYGDMFGFYNGDVPFVVTQDLELIEQVYVRKFQNFMNRGLTMMTDQMHPFLGKSIIHVNAPMWKSIRNSVAYGFSAAKLKQMMPFFEEDVNFLLKSLEKNAETGEEVEMYRKYEQLSMDFVARGAFGIDERFQENPDHPLFDMARTTCCKLMTGPFHMIAQSTTSLGPVIKLVCWLSLAIGDFVFDMITANTAKVIEMRKKDPSLQKPDILQNLLDAEYVESQTGAGPEKGGNGVPKTRALTTEEVITSAATLFIAGYETIVTSLSYLTFTLAKYPDIQEKARQEIEDVISQGGKLDYDTVMKKLNYLEQVMNETMRLYPPGLTFVTRQAKEDFEYKGLKFKAGTCFMVPQLQIQRDPRFWSDPLKFNPDRFAPENEAELKKMAFCPFGIGPRNCVGLRIATLQTKFTIAKVLHKFRLELGPSQMGKMEMGSRAMVSTPACGPWIICHRLNKSA; encoded by the exons ATGGCGGTGGAGACACTTCTCATACTTCAAGAGGCTCGGAATTCCTGGACCCAAGCCGAACCTGATATGGGGCAATCTTATGGAATATCACTCTACG catcTCTACAAAGCTGTCGGAGGGTGGATTGAAAAATATGGCGACATGTTTGG CTTCTACAACGGGGATGTGCCGTTCGTCGTAACGCAAGACTTGGAATTGATTGAGCAGGTGTACGTGCGCAAATTTCAGAACTTCATGAATCGAGGC CTAACGATGATGACGGACCAAATGCACCCGTTCCTCGGCAAGTCCATCATTCACGTGAACGCCCCCATGTGGAAGAGCATTCGAAACTCTGTCGCATATGGTTTCAGCGCAGCGAAACTGAAACAG ATGATGCCATTTTTCGAAGAAGACGTCAACTTCCTATTGAAATCCCTGGAAAAGAATGCTGAGACGGGAGAGGAAGTAGAAATGTATCGCAAGTACGAGCAGCTGTCCATGGACTTCGTGGCCCGAGGGGCTTTCGGCATTGACGAGCGTTTCCAGGAAAATCCCGACCACCCGCTCTTCGACATGGCGAGGACCACTTGCTGCAAGCTTATGACCGGTCCTTTTCACATGATCGCAC aaagcaccacaagcctggGACCAGTTATCAAACTAGTTTGCTGGCTTTCACTTGCAATCGGAGACTTCGTGTTCGACATGATAACAGCTAACACTGCAAAAGTAATCGAGATGAGAAAGAAGGATCCATCG CTTCAAAAACCAGATATTCTGCAAAACTTGCTCGATGCTGAGTACGTCGAGAGTCAAACCGGCGCAGGGCCAGAGAAAGGAGGAAACG GAGTTCCCAAAACAAGAGCTTTAACAACTGAAGAAGTAATAACCAGCGCTGCCACTTTGTTCATTGCTGG GTACGAAACTATAGTCACCAGTCTCAGTTACCTAACGTTTACGCTCGCAAAATACCCGGACATTCAAGAGAAAGCACGGCAGGAAATTGAAGATGTCATCTCACAGGGG GGTAAATTGGATTACGACACAGTAATGAAGAAACTGAATTACCTGGAACAGGTAATGAACGAAACGATGCGGCTTTATCCTCCGGGTCTCAC GTTTGTGACGAGGCAGGCCAAAGAAGACTTCGAATACAAGGGGCTAAAGTTCAAGGCCGGAACTTGCTTCATGGTTCCTCAGCTCCAGATCCAAAGAGATCCGCGCTTTTGGTCCGACCCCTTGAAGTTCAACCCGGACAG ATTCGCCCCGGAGAATGAAGCAGAACTGAAGAAGATGGCCTTTTGCCCATTTGGCATAGGACCCCGCAACTGCGTCGGCTTGAGGATCGCCACGTTGCAGACAAAATTCACGATTGCAAAAGTGTTGCATAAGTTTCGCCTGGAGCTCGGCCCGTCCCAGATG GGGAAGATGGAAATGGGCTCACGAGCCATGGTGTCAACACCTGCCTGCGGACCATGGATAATCTGTCACCGTCTCAACAAAAGTGCTTAA
- the LOC139057840 gene encoding thromboxane-A synthase-like isoform X2, which yields MEYHSTHLYKAVGGWIEKYGDMFGFYNGDVPFVVTQDLELIEQVYVRKFQNFMNRGLTMMTDQMHPFLGKSIIHVNAPMWKSIRNSVAYGFSAAKLKQMMPFFEEDVNFLLKSLEKNAETGEEVEMYRKYEQLSMDFVARGAFGIDERFQENPDHPLFDMARTTCCKLMTGPFHMIAQSTTSLGPVIKLVCWLSLAIGDFVFDMITANTAKVIEMRKKDPSLQKPDILQNLLDAEYVESQTGAGPEKGGNGVPKTRALTTEEVITSAATLFIAGYETIVTSLSYLTFTLAKYPDIQEKARQEIEDVISQGGKLDYDTVMKKLNYLEQVMNETMRLYPPGLTFVTRQAKEDFEYKGLKFKAGTCFMVPQLQIQRDPRFWSDPLKFNPDRFAPENEAELKKMAFCPFGIGPRNCVGLRIATLQTKFTIAKVLHKFRLELGPSQMGKMEMGSRAMVSTPACGPWIICHRLNKSA from the exons ATGGAATATCACTCTACG catcTCTACAAAGCTGTCGGAGGGTGGATTGAAAAATATGGCGACATGTTTGG CTTCTACAACGGGGATGTGCCGTTCGTCGTAACGCAAGACTTGGAATTGATTGAGCAGGTGTACGTGCGCAAATTTCAGAACTTCATGAATCGAGGC CTAACGATGATGACGGACCAAATGCACCCGTTCCTCGGCAAGTCCATCATTCACGTGAACGCCCCCATGTGGAAGAGCATTCGAAACTCTGTCGCATATGGTTTCAGCGCAGCGAAACTGAAACAG ATGATGCCATTTTTCGAAGAAGACGTCAACTTCCTATTGAAATCCCTGGAAAAGAATGCTGAGACGGGAGAGGAAGTAGAAATGTATCGCAAGTACGAGCAGCTGTCCATGGACTTCGTGGCCCGAGGGGCTTTCGGCATTGACGAGCGTTTCCAGGAAAATCCCGACCACCCGCTCTTCGACATGGCGAGGACCACTTGCTGCAAGCTTATGACCGGTCCTTTTCACATGATCGCAC aaagcaccacaagcctggGACCAGTTATCAAACTAGTTTGCTGGCTTTCACTTGCAATCGGAGACTTCGTGTTCGACATGATAACAGCTAACACTGCAAAAGTAATCGAGATGAGAAAGAAGGATCCATCG CTTCAAAAACCAGATATTCTGCAAAACTTGCTCGATGCTGAGTACGTCGAGAGTCAAACCGGCGCAGGGCCAGAGAAAGGAGGAAACG GAGTTCCCAAAACAAGAGCTTTAACAACTGAAGAAGTAATAACCAGCGCTGCCACTTTGTTCATTGCTGG GTACGAAACTATAGTCACCAGTCTCAGTTACCTAACGTTTACGCTCGCAAAATACCCGGACATTCAAGAGAAAGCACGGCAGGAAATTGAAGATGTCATCTCACAGGGG GGTAAATTGGATTACGACACAGTAATGAAGAAACTGAATTACCTGGAACAGGTAATGAACGAAACGATGCGGCTTTATCCTCCGGGTCTCAC GTTTGTGACGAGGCAGGCCAAAGAAGACTTCGAATACAAGGGGCTAAAGTTCAAGGCCGGAACTTGCTTCATGGTTCCTCAGCTCCAGATCCAAAGAGATCCGCGCTTTTGGTCCGACCCCTTGAAGTTCAACCCGGACAG ATTCGCCCCGGAGAATGAAGCAGAACTGAAGAAGATGGCCTTTTGCCCATTTGGCATAGGACCCCGCAACTGCGTCGGCTTGAGGATCGCCACGTTGCAGACAAAATTCACGATTGCAAAAGTGTTGCATAAGTTTCGCCTGGAGCTCGGCCCGTCCCAGATG GGGAAGATGGAAATGGGCTCACGAGCCATGGTGTCAACACCTGCCTGCGGACCATGGATAATCTGTCACCGTCTCAACAAAAGTGCTTAA